A part of Sinorhizobium chiapasense genomic DNA contains:
- a CDS encoding SDR family oxidoreductase translates to MSETLLVTGAAGQLGKLVLDALLASGKVKPAGIIAASRDSTKLAAYAAKGVQTRAADFDDPASLEKAFAGADRILIISTDALGQPGKRLQQHLNAVAAARKAGVRHILYTSMPNPETSVIPFAPDHLGTENAIKATGIPYTILRNGWYMENLFMALPHALETGQWFSSAGAGRLAHIARSDAAEAAAAALLSGSTESRTYTLTGAELRSTDEIAALVASTTGKKLDVVHISDEALAGGLKGAGLPDFLIPIVVSFDSNTREGHIGMVTSDMPALTGKTPISLPAFLEASKATLVQ, encoded by the coding sequence ATGTCCGAAACGTTGCTCGTGACCGGCGCCGCAGGTCAGCTCGGTAAGCTCGTGCTCGACGCGCTGCTTGCTTCCGGCAAGGTGAAGCCGGCCGGTATCATAGCGGCCAGCCGCGACAGCACCAAGCTCGCCGCCTACGCCGCCAAGGGCGTGCAGACGCGCGCCGCCGACTTCGACGACCCGGCCTCGCTGGAAAAAGCATTCGCCGGCGCCGACCGCATCCTCATCATTTCGACCGACGCGCTGGGTCAGCCGGGAAAGCGGCTGCAGCAGCACCTGAATGCCGTGGCCGCAGCCAGGAAGGCCGGCGTCAGGCATATCCTCTACACCTCGATGCCGAACCCGGAAACCTCGGTCATTCCCTTCGCGCCCGATCATCTCGGCACCGAAAACGCCATCAAGGCGACCGGCATTCCCTACACGATCCTCAGGAACGGCTGGTATATGGAAAACCTCTTCATGGCCCTGCCGCACGCGCTTGAAACCGGGCAGTGGTTCTCCTCCGCCGGTGCCGGCCGTCTCGCCCACATCGCCCGCAGCGACGCCGCCGAAGCCGCGGCAGCGGCACTCCTTTCCGGCTCCACGGAAAGCCGCACCTATACGCTGACCGGCGCCGAACTGCGCTCGACCGACGAGATCGCAGCCCTCGTCGCCAGCACCACGGGCAAGAAACTCGACGTCGTCCACATTTCCGATGAAGCGCTCGCCGGCGGCCTCAAGGGTGCGGGCCTGCCCGACTTCCTGATCCCGATCGTCGTCTCGTTCGACAGCAACACCCGCGAAGGCCACATCGGGATGGTGACCAGCGATATGCCCGCGCTGACCGGCAAGACGCCCATCAGCCTTCCCGCATTCCTCGAAGCGAGCAAGGCAACGCTCGTTCAATAG
- a CDS encoding 2-hydroxychromene-2-carboxylate isomerase, translating into MTAPIDFWFSIGSPYTFLAVMRLTEVAERADVEVRWRPFDARAIQLDAHDVPFADRPLKAAYMWRDIERRAARFGLPLRLPIPYPLTELEQANRVAVLAADEGWCPAYAIATYRRWFVDRDPAGSEPNLSTSIREAGQDPARVLKQASSRAVADALDAATSEAKEIGIFGSPSFVSDGELFWGHDRLEDAVEWQHNLDLGNPG; encoded by the coding sequence ATGACGGCGCCGATCGACTTCTGGTTCTCGATAGGAAGCCCTTACACCTTTCTGGCCGTCATGCGGCTGACAGAAGTCGCCGAACGGGCGGACGTCGAAGTTCGCTGGAGGCCCTTCGACGCCCGCGCGATCCAGCTTGACGCACACGATGTTCCCTTTGCCGACAGACCGCTCAAGGCCGCCTACATGTGGCGCGATATCGAGCGGCGCGCCGCGAGGTTCGGTCTGCCTCTGAGGCTGCCTATTCCCTACCCGCTAACCGAGTTGGAACAGGCCAACCGCGTTGCGGTGCTCGCCGCCGATGAAGGCTGGTGCCCGGCCTATGCGATCGCCACCTACCGCCGCTGGTTCGTCGACCGCGATCCTGCCGGCAGCGAGCCGAACCTCTCGACAAGCATCAGGGAAGCGGGACAGGACCCCGCCCGCGTGCTGAAGCAGGCAAGCTCCCGTGCCGTGGCCGACGCGCTTGACGCCGCTACCAGCGAGGCAAAAGAAATAGGCATCTTCGGTTCGCCCTCCTTCGTCTCAGACGGCGAACTGTTTTGGGGCCACGATCGCCTGGAGGACGCAGTCGAATGGCAGCACAATCTGGATCTGGGAAATCCGGGGTGA
- a CDS encoding DoxX family protein: MTLVPKFFDKQQNWGGTGWLGRIDGLIAAVAPASLAQLALRLGLAVPFWRSGMSKWDGFLQLNDVAVLLFTSEFQLHLPGGPYAFPAPAVTAFVVACAEVLLPTLVVLGLATRLVALGLLAMTIVIQLTVPDGWPIHLTWAAMALGVTTWGAGRLSVDWWLASARGKV; this comes from the coding sequence GTGACTCTCGTACCAAAGTTCTTCGACAAACAGCAAAATTGGGGCGGGACTGGCTGGCTTGGCCGGATCGATGGCCTGATTGCCGCGGTCGCGCCGGCATCTCTCGCCCAGCTTGCCTTGCGGCTGGGGCTTGCCGTGCCCTTCTGGCGCTCGGGCATGAGCAAATGGGACGGCTTCCTACAGCTCAACGATGTCGCTGTGCTGCTTTTCACGTCGGAGTTCCAGTTGCATCTGCCGGGTGGACCCTATGCCTTCCCGGCGCCGGCGGTGACGGCCTTCGTGGTCGCCTGCGCGGAGGTCCTGCTGCCGACGCTCGTTGTCCTGGGACTGGCGACGCGCCTCGTCGCGCTCGGACTTCTTGCAATGACAATCGTTATACAGCTCACCGTTCCGGACGGATGGCCGATTCATCTGACCTGGGCGGCGATGGCGCTCGGCGTCACTACGTGGGGTGCGGGCAGGTTGTCGGTGGATTGGTGGCTCGCGTCGGCGAGAGGAAAAGTATAA
- a CDS encoding DNA-binding domain-containing protein, whose amino-acid sequence MRVAESISDDFADGLDYPTGFVPPLLDPGRATPALVAGPKGKAADKRFNVYRNNVTVSLIEALSAAFPATMRITGETFFRAMARFHVRATPPTSPLLFEYGRDFPAFIERYEYAQSMPWLADVARIERAWLDAYHAADAPVMPPHALGLVAPAELADVVLEPHPATRIVRSAYPAVTIFSANRGEGPVGRIGATAPESALITRPMLEVEVRRLPPGADIFLGSLLAGEPFGGAAAAGNARCPEFDLATAIAVMLEAGAFAAIR is encoded by the coding sequence ATGCGCGTTGCTGAGAGCATTTCCGACGATTTTGCCGACGGGCTGGATTACCCAACAGGCTTCGTGCCGCCGCTGCTCGATCCCGGCCGCGCCACGCCCGCTCTTGTTGCCGGACCGAAGGGCAAGGCCGCCGACAAGCGCTTCAACGTCTATCGCAACAACGTGACCGTCAGCCTGATCGAAGCGCTTTCCGCAGCATTTCCCGCGACGATGCGCATTACCGGCGAAACCTTCTTTCGCGCCATGGCTCGGTTCCACGTGCGGGCGACGCCGCCGACGTCGCCGCTTCTCTTCGAGTACGGGCGGGACTTTCCCGCCTTCATCGAGCGTTACGAGTATGCCCAGTCGATGCCGTGGCTCGCCGATGTCGCCCGTATCGAGCGGGCCTGGCTCGACGCCTATCACGCGGCGGATGCGCCAGTCATGCCACCGCATGCGCTGGGCCTGGTGGCGCCGGCCGAGCTCGCTGACGTCGTCTTGGAGCCGCATCCGGCGACCCGCATCGTTCGCTCCGCCTATCCGGCCGTGACCATCTTTTCGGCAAATCGGGGGGAGGGGCCGGTGGGCCGCATAGGAGCCACGGCGCCGGAAAGCGCGCTGATCACACGGCCCATGCTCGAAGTCGAGGTGCGCCGTCTTCCGCCGGGCGCCGATATCTTCCTCGGCAGCCTCCTGGCAGGTGAGCCATTTGGAGGCGCTGCCGCGGCGGGAAACGCGCGCTGTCCGGAATTCGATCTCGCAACTGCCATTGCCGTGATGCTTGAGGCCGGTGCCTTTGCCGCTATCCGCTAG
- the bufB gene encoding MNIO family bufferin maturase: MAKLVVHADRGASEGSRFPAHRIDGLAGTSFKHQHLTSILEDQAAGRGFFEVHAENYMGEGGPPHAALSRIRQDYPVSLHGVCMSIGGPQPLDKAHLGRFARLIERYEPALVSEHLAWSTHDTTYYNDLLPLPYTGATLQRVAEHIDEVQEAIQRPILLENPSTYLLFKESTMSETAFIRELVRRTGCGLLLDVNNVFVSSTNHGFSALDYLADYPLEQVGEIHLAGHADLRDDEGELLLIDSHDGPVADAVWTLFDIVIGRCGPLPTLIEWDSAIPDWPVLKAEASAAQAILDRHAGAYLQGKSHARC, from the coding sequence ATGGCCAAATTGGTAGTTCACGCGGATCGTGGCGCGTCGGAAGGCTCTCGTTTTCCGGCGCATCGGATCGACGGGCTGGCAGGCACCAGTTTCAAGCACCAGCATCTCACATCCATTCTCGAGGATCAGGCGGCCGGGCGCGGCTTCTTTGAGGTTCACGCCGAAAACTACATGGGCGAGGGCGGGCCGCCGCACGCGGCGCTCAGCCGAATACGCCAGGACTACCCGGTGTCGCTCCACGGGGTCTGCATGTCGATCGGCGGGCCTCAGCCGCTCGACAAGGCCCATCTAGGCCGTTTTGCGCGACTGATCGAGCGATACGAGCCGGCGCTTGTCTCTGAGCATCTGGCCTGGTCGACGCATGACACGACCTATTACAACGACCTTCTGCCGCTACCCTATACCGGAGCCACGCTCCAGCGCGTGGCCGAACATATCGATGAAGTGCAGGAGGCGATCCAGCGGCCGATACTGCTCGAGAACCCCTCGACCTACCTTCTCTTCAAAGAATCGACGATGAGCGAAACGGCGTTTATCCGCGAGCTGGTCAGGCGCACCGGTTGCGGCTTGCTGCTCGACGTCAACAATGTCTTCGTCTCATCGACCAATCATGGGTTTTCCGCCCTCGACTATCTCGCGGACTATCCGCTCGAGCAGGTCGGCGAGATCCATCTGGCCGGTCACGCCGACCTGCGGGATGACGAGGGCGAACTCCTCCTGATCGACAGCCACGACGGGCCGGTCGCCGATGCGGTTTGGACGCTCTTCGACATCGTCATCGGCCGGTGCGGTCCGCTTCCGACGCTCATTGAATGGGACAGCGCCATTCCCGATTGGCCGGTGCTGAAGGCCGAGGCGAGCGCGGCACAAGCGATTCTCGATCGGCACGCCGGCGCATACCTGCAGGGGAAGAGCCATGCGCGTTGCTGA
- a CDS encoding BufA1 family periplasmic bufferin-type metallophore — MSTKSTISAAMLASAVAAAVSSFAIAAPLSEAEVKAAMDAGKEKCFGVALKGQNDCAAGPGTTCQATSTVDYQGNAWKFVDGGTCTTMELPEGRKGSPEALSRDLPS; from the coding sequence ATGTCTACGAAATCCACAATCAGTGCGGCCATGCTGGCGAGTGCGGTCGCCGCCGCGGTGTCGTCGTTCGCGATCGCCGCGCCGCTTTCGGAGGCCGAGGTCAAGGCCGCAATGGATGCCGGCAAGGAGAAGTGCTTCGGCGTCGCGCTGAAGGGCCAGAACGATTGCGCGGCCGGCCCGGGCACGACCTGCCAGGCAACCTCGACCGTCGACTATCAGGGCAATGCCTGGAAATTCGTCGACGGCGGCACCTGCACGACGATGGAACTGCCGGAGGGCCGCAAGGGCTCGCCGGAAGCGCTGTCGCGCGATCTTCCCTCGTAA
- a CDS encoding sigma-70 family RNA polymerase sigma factor, translated as MDGVDDRDLAQLFHAALDGDERAYCDFLHEAARLVRAWARRRAFGGPDPEDIVQETLLAIHVKRHTWRSDGPVAPWLYAIAKHKLVDALRRQGRHPRVGISEVEDRLAAEETETVRDWEIGRALETLTPGQRLVVTAISVEGRTIAEAARSLDMNETAVRVALHRGLAAIARRFGRD; from the coding sequence GTGGATGGCGTGGATGACAGGGACCTCGCCCAGCTTTTCCATGCGGCGCTCGATGGCGACGAGCGGGCGTATTGCGACTTCCTGCACGAGGCCGCCCGCCTCGTTCGCGCGTGGGCGCGCCGCAGGGCGTTCGGCGGTCCAGATCCGGAAGACATCGTTCAGGAAACGCTGCTGGCCATCCATGTGAAGCGCCACACGTGGCGCAGCGACGGCCCGGTGGCTCCATGGCTCTACGCGATTGCGAAGCACAAGCTGGTCGATGCCTTGCGACGGCAGGGTCGCCATCCCCGCGTCGGGATCAGCGAGGTGGAAGACCGGCTTGCTGCCGAGGAAACGGAAACGGTCAGGGATTGGGAAATCGGCCGTGCGCTCGAAACGCTCACCCCCGGCCAGCGCTTGGTGGTGACGGCAATATCGGTCGAGGGGCGCACGATAGCGGAGGCGGCCAGGAGCCTCGACATGAACGAAACCGCAGTTCGCGTCGCGCTTCATCGCGGCCTCGCTGCCATTGCCCGGCGATTTGGACGAGATTGA
- a CDS encoding NrsF family protein yields METHELIKALAADSRRTGVPMNTAWRGAVVVAVIIAATVFSVLLGARPDIAIAAQTVRFLFKFVVTIALAASAFFVLRMLSRPEIDTRGLLPYIGIAPALILAGVALELIVAPADTWSSRLVGTNSLVCLTFIPLIGIGPLALLLLALRHGAPSHPTLAGAIAGLAAGGIAATFYASHCTDDSPLFVATWYTIAIAILAFVGALSGRYVARW; encoded by the coding sequence ATGGAGACACACGAACTCATCAAGGCCCTTGCTGCGGACAGCCGGCGAACCGGCGTGCCGATGAACACCGCCTGGCGGGGCGCGGTCGTCGTTGCCGTCATCATCGCCGCAACGGTCTTCTCCGTCCTGCTTGGCGCCCGACCGGATATCGCCATCGCTGCGCAGACGGTCCGTTTTCTCTTCAAGTTCGTCGTGACGATTGCCCTTGCCGCAAGCGCCTTCTTCGTGCTGCGAATGCTGTCGCGTCCGGAGATCGACACGCGCGGATTGCTGCCCTATATCGGCATCGCTCCGGCGCTCATCCTGGCAGGGGTCGCGCTCGAACTCATCGTCGCACCAGCCGACACGTGGTCGAGTAGACTTGTCGGAACGAACAGCCTGGTTTGCCTGACCTTCATTCCGCTGATCGGGATTGGCCCGCTCGCGCTGCTTCTGCTCGCGCTGCGCCACGGCGCCCCGTCCCATCCGACCCTCGCCGGCGCGATCGCAGGGCTTGCAGCGGGCGGCATCGCCGCGACCTTCTATGCCTCCCATTGCACGGACGATTCACCTCTGTTCGTCGCCACCTGGTACACGATCGCTATCGCGATACTGGCATTCGTCGGTGCACTGAGCGGCCGCTACGTCGCCCGCTGGTGA
- a CDS encoding DUF983 domain-containing protein: MSSHEDWPALPPLQTGLRGRCPRCGQGHLFEGFLKLRRECEVCGLDYSFADPADGPAFFVICFACVPSVFLGVWLEVQYAAPLWVHLLTTGPFMLLTCIPPLRPLKGWLVASQFFYKAGEGKVVRKALPQAPEGPKASVTS, translated from the coding sequence ATGTCTTCACACGAAGATTGGCCGGCCCTTCCGCCGTTGCAGACGGGCCTGCGTGGCCGCTGCCCGCGTTGCGGCCAAGGGCATCTGTTCGAAGGCTTCCTGAAGCTCCGCCGGGAATGCGAGGTTTGCGGGCTAGATTACTCCTTCGCCGATCCGGCCGACGGTCCCGCGTTTTTCGTTATCTGCTTCGCCTGTGTGCCAAGCGTCTTCCTCGGCGTCTGGCTGGAGGTGCAGTATGCTGCGCCGCTGTGGGTGCATCTGCTGACGACTGGGCCCTTCATGCTGCTCACCTGCATTCCGCCGCTTAGGCCGCTGAAGGGCTGGCTGGTCGCAAGCCAGTTCTTCTACAAGGCGGGAGAGGGCAAGGTCGTGCGCAAGGCCCTGCCGCAGGCGCCGGAAGGGCCGAAGGCGAGCGTGACCTCTTGA
- a CDS encoding aminotransferase-like domain-containing protein gives MDKDHAGFSWVPALSREAGPLYLAIADALAADIATGGLKEGTRLPPQRALAGALGIDFTTVSRAYNEARARGLIEGRVGQGTYVKARRKNGGRSSGGGLVDMSMNLPPLFDDPELIARMWGGIDALENERGLDLLMRYQAVGGALPDKTAGAAWLRPRLGEVAAERLLVCPGAQGALLATVSMLAARGDVICAEALTYPGLRSLAAHLGIGLAAVAVDEQGLLPEAFEAACVKHRPKALYCNPTLHNPTTATLSLKRREAVVAIARRHGVAIIEDDAYGALPTSPVPPLAALAPDLVYYVAGVAKCLSPALRIAYLVVPDVVSSVRLEGAIRATAGMASPLSAAIATRWIEDGTAGAVLAAIRAEAGRRQRIAAGILPADRVLTNPEAFHLWLTLPPGWTRGEFTARLRTAGISIVTSDAFALANPPEAVRLGLGAAETRVELERSLAIIADLLVQSPAAINFVV, from the coding sequence ATGGACAAGGATCACGCGGGCTTTTCCTGGGTGCCGGCGCTGAGTCGGGAAGCCGGGCCGCTTTATCTGGCGATCGCGGATGCGTTGGCGGCGGATATCGCGACCGGCGGGCTCAAGGAGGGAACGCGCCTGCCGCCGCAGCGGGCGCTTGCGGGCGCGCTCGGCATCGATTTCACCACCGTCAGCCGTGCCTATAACGAGGCGCGGGCACGGGGGCTGATCGAGGGCCGCGTCGGGCAGGGCACCTATGTCAAGGCGCGACGAAAGAATGGCGGCCGATCATCCGGCGGCGGGCTCGTCGACATGAGCATGAACCTGCCGCCGCTCTTCGACGATCCGGAACTTATCGCCCGGATGTGGGGTGGTATCGACGCCCTTGAGAACGAGCGGGGATTGGACCTCCTGATGCGCTACCAGGCGGTCGGTGGCGCGCTGCCGGACAAAACGGCGGGGGCGGCCTGGCTGCGGCCGAGGCTCGGCGAGGTGGCGGCGGAGCGCCTGCTCGTCTGCCCCGGTGCGCAAGGGGCGCTGCTTGCCACGGTCAGCATGCTTGCCGCGCGCGGCGACGTGATCTGCGCCGAGGCGCTGACCTATCCGGGACTGCGGTCGCTCGCGGCCCATCTCGGCATAGGCCTTGCTGCCGTTGCGGTGGACGAACAGGGGTTGTTGCCCGAGGCATTCGAGGCCGCCTGCGTCAAGCATCGGCCGAAGGCGCTTTACTGCAACCCGACGCTTCATAATCCGACGACGGCGACGCTGTCGCTCAAGCGCAGGGAGGCGGTCGTCGCAATCGCCCGCAGGCATGGTGTTGCGATCATCGAGGACGATGCCTATGGCGCATTGCCGACAAGCCCGGTACCGCCGCTTGCCGCGCTGGCTCCCGACCTTGTCTATTACGTGGCTGGGGTTGCCAAGTGCCTTTCGCCGGCGCTCCGCATCGCCTATCTCGTCGTTCCGGATGTCGTGAGTTCCGTTCGCCTCGAGGGCGCGATCCGCGCGACCGCCGGCATGGCCTCGCCGCTTTCGGCGGCGATCGCCACGCGTTGGATCGAGGATGGAACGGCGGGTGCTGTGCTTGCCGCCATTCGTGCCGAGGCTGGACGGCGCCAACGGATCGCGGCCGGGATCCTGCCGGCCGATCGCGTCCTTACCAATCCTGAGGCTTTTCATCTTTGGCTTACGCTGCCTCCCGGGTGGACACGCGGTGAGTTCACTGCCCGTCTGCGTACGGCCGGGATCAGTATCGTCACGAGCGACGCGTTTGCGCTTGCCAATCCGCCGGAGGCGGTGCGGCTGGGACTCGGCGCGGCGGAAACGCGCGTGGAGCTTGAGCGCAGCCTCGCCATCATCGCCGATCTGCTCGTACAATCGCCGGCTGCGATAAACTTCGTCGTCTAG
- a CDS encoding acyltransferase family protein encodes MTSVVFCHAGVPGFSGGLVGVDVFFVVSGFLIAGILHRELAAGRFSLISFYERRARRILPALFFAIAACLVAGALLLLPDMFVGLARSALAAMFFSSNIWFWHADADYYAPEADLEPLLHTWSLGVEEQFYIVFPLVLWWFFRLPRRAMIRAFAGLCLASFLLSVWASGAYARANFYLAPTRAWELGLGVLLAVGAFPPCRSARLAQAVSLLGLGAILAAVASFDNTTPLPGLSAVLPSFGALALLWSGEQRITAVGRMLSASIPVAIGLISYSLYLWHWPIIVYFKLVGGTGEITPQQMLIAITLSLACAYASWRFIETPFRRRAPSGFTRYFILASSSAAIAAVALVAATVNVWEGFPGRLSRDAQLAYSGTYDIDGQRDRCSGKTPQEGLCRIGAEAEAGRASGKNSILLWGDSHAGAIMSGLDVLLEKNNEQGAVAFKGGCPPLLGVERLGKGPDHDCSDFNAAVMSMLRKVRDAPVVVLSARWSRVVNSDPAGEGAPGQLVRKGGGVNGLPQDYIFESALLKTVRAIRSTGRRVIIVDDIPDIGWSVPRVLGLNHFIDAALPPVPTRAVVEARNARVNRVLEIADKDAGVQRVSAVPWLCRPACMVAKDGIPLYSDEHHLSVFGATTVVPVMMKDVMGHR; translated from the coding sequence GTGACGTCGGTTGTATTCTGCCATGCTGGAGTTCCTGGTTTTTCCGGTGGGTTGGTTGGCGTAGACGTATTCTTTGTCGTTTCGGGTTTCCTTATTGCCGGAATTCTCCATCGTGAGCTTGCAGCAGGGCGCTTCTCGCTGATCTCATTCTATGAGCGGCGAGCGCGTCGAATATTGCCGGCGCTTTTCTTCGCGATTGCTGCCTGCCTGGTTGCGGGGGCACTGCTGCTGCTGCCGGACATGTTTGTCGGGTTGGCGCGGTCCGCGCTGGCGGCGATGTTCTTCTCGTCCAACATCTGGTTCTGGCATGCCGATGCGGACTATTACGCCCCTGAAGCGGACCTGGAGCCGCTGCTTCACACCTGGTCCTTGGGCGTCGAGGAGCAGTTCTACATCGTCTTTCCCCTGGTCCTGTGGTGGTTTTTCCGGTTGCCGCGGCGGGCCATGATCCGGGCATTCGCCGGCTTGTGTCTCGCGTCGTTCCTGCTTTCCGTCTGGGCAAGCGGCGCTTACGCGCGGGCGAACTTCTACCTCGCACCCACCCGGGCCTGGGAGCTTGGTCTTGGCGTGCTCCTTGCCGTCGGCGCCTTTCCGCCCTGTCGCAGTGCAAGGCTTGCCCAGGCGGTGTCGCTGCTGGGGCTTGGCGCAATACTGGCAGCGGTCGCTTCCTTTGATAATACAACGCCGCTACCGGGACTCAGCGCGGTGTTACCCTCTTTCGGCGCCCTGGCGCTGCTGTGGTCGGGCGAGCAGAGGATAACGGCCGTCGGCCGGATGCTGTCCGCTTCGATACCGGTGGCGATCGGGCTGATCTCCTATTCGCTTTATCTCTGGCACTGGCCGATCATCGTTTATTTCAAACTGGTGGGCGGCACGGGGGAAATTACGCCGCAACAGATGCTGATCGCCATCACCTTGTCACTTGCCTGCGCCTACGCGAGTTGGCGTTTCATCGAAACGCCGTTCCGACGGCGGGCGCCGAGCGGATTTACGCGCTACTTCATTCTTGCCTCTTCTTCGGCCGCCATTGCAGCCGTAGCGCTCGTGGCGGCCACAGTGAATGTGTGGGAAGGGTTCCCGGGGCGTCTCTCGCGCGATGCGCAACTGGCCTATTCCGGCACCTACGACATCGACGGGCAACGCGATCGCTGTAGCGGCAAGACGCCGCAGGAGGGCCTGTGCCGCATCGGGGCGGAGGCCGAGGCCGGTCGCGCAAGCGGCAAGAACAGCATTCTGCTCTGGGGGGATTCCCATGCCGGAGCAATCATGTCCGGCCTCGACGTTTTGCTCGAGAAGAACAACGAACAGGGCGCGGTTGCGTTCAAGGGCGGGTGCCCGCCACTTCTTGGCGTGGAACGGCTGGGCAAAGGGCCGGACCACGATTGCTCCGACTTCAACGCCGCGGTCATGTCGATGCTCCGGAAGGTCCGCGACGCGCCCGTGGTCGTCCTCAGTGCGCGCTGGTCGCGAGTGGTCAACAGCGACCCCGCCGGTGAAGGGGCGCCGGGGCAGCTTGTCCGTAAAGGCGGCGGAGTAAACGGCCTCCCGCAGGACTATATCTTCGAGAGCGCGTTGCTTAAGACTGTGCGAGCGATCCGCAGCACGGGCCGTAGGGTCATCATTGTTGATGATATCCCGGATATCGGCTGGTCCGTTCCTCGCGTTCTCGGACTCAACCACTTTATCGATGCCGCCTTACCGCCTGTGCCGACCCGGGCCGTGGTCGAGGCACGTAACGCGCGTGTCAACCGGGTGCTTGAAATCGCGGACAAGGATGCTGGCGTGCAGCGAGTCAGTGCCGTTCCGTGGCTGTGCAGGCCCGCTTGCATGGTCGCGAAGGACGGTATTCCGCTCTACTCCGACGAACACCACCTTAGTGTTTTCGGTGCGACGACTGTCGTACCGGTGATGATGAAGGATGTCATGGGCCACCGTTGA